A single genomic interval of Spinacia oleracea cultivar Varoflay chromosome 6, BTI_SOV_V1, whole genome shotgun sequence harbors:
- the LOC110777041 gene encoding pyrophosphate--fructose 6-phosphate 1-phosphotransferase subunit beta yields MAAAAVANGDFSAGKSTPEAGRFSTVYSELQRSRIDHALPLPGVLTGNFTVVNGPNSSAAGSPDEIAKLFPGLYGQPSSIMVPRDSEGLSSNQKLKIGVVLSGGQAPGGHNVICGIFDYLQARAKGSVVYGFRGGPAGIMKGKYVELTWDFVHPYRNQGGFDMICSGRDKIETPEQFKQAEETALKLDLDGLVVIGGDDSNTNACLLAENFRSKNLKTRVIGCPKTIDGDLKCKEVPISFGFDTACKIYAEMIGNVMIDARSTGKYYHFVRLMGRAASHITLECALQTHPNISLIGEEVYAKKQTLKNVTDYMVDIICKRAGRGYNYGVILIPEGLIDFIPEVQKLIGELNEILAHEAVDEAGLWKIKLTSQSLELFEFLPPAIQEQLMLERDPHGNVQVAKIETEKMLIQMVETELEKRREQGVYKGDFKGQSHFFGYEGRCGLPTNFDSSYCYALGYAAGALLHAGRTGLISSVGNLDAPVKEWTVGGTALTSLMDVERRHGKFKPVIKKAMVELEGAPFKKFASMRDDWAINNRYISPGPIQFVGPTSNAVSHTLLLELGAQV; encoded by the exons ATGGCGGCAGCAGCAGTTGCTAACGGAGATTTCTCCGCCGGTAAATCCACTCCGGAAGCCGGAAGATTCTCGACGGTCTACAGTGAACTCCAGAGGAGTCGCATCGATCACGCCCTTCCACTTCCAGGCGTTCTCACCGGAAACTTCACTGTCGTTAACGGACCTAACAGTTCCGCCGCCGGCAGTCCTG ATGAAATTGCAAAGCTTTTCCCTGGATTGTATGGACAACCATCATCAATAATGGTTCCAAGAGACTCCGAGGGACTTTCATCGAATCAGAAGTTGAAAATTGGCGTTGTCTTGTCAGGAGGGCAAGCACCAGGAGGCCACAATGTCATTTGTGGGATATTTG ATTACTTACAAGCTCGTGCGAAGGGAAGTGTAGTGTATGGATTCAGGGGTGGCCCTGCTGGGATCATGAAGGGCAAATATGTAGAATTGACCTGGGACTTTGTTCACCCGTACAGAAATCAG GGTGGGTTTGACATGATCTGTAGTGGCCGAGACAAGATTGAAACTCCAGAACAG TTCAAACAAGCTGAAGAGACAGCATTGAAACTGGATTTGGATGGTCTTGTTGTTATTGGTGGAGATGACTCGAACACTAACGCTTGTCTTCTTGCTGAGAACTTCAG GAGTAAAAATTTGAAGACTCGTGTCATTGGCTGCCCAAAGACCATTGACGGTGACCTGAAATGCAAAGAAGTCCCAATAAGTTTTGGGTTTGATACTGCTTGCAAG ATATATGCTGAAATGATTGGAAATGTTATGATTGATGCTCGTTCAACCGGAAAGTACTATCACT TCGTGCGGCTCATGGGTCGTGCAGCCTCACACATCACCTTGGAGTGTGCATTGCAGACTCATCCAAACATTTCTCTTATTGGAGAAGAG GTTTATGCCAAGAAGCAGACCTTGAAAAATGTTACAGATTACATGGTAGACATCATCTGCAAACGGGCTGGGCGTGGCTACAATTATGGTGTCATACTGATACCAGAAGGCTTGATTGATTTCATCCCTGAG GTTCAGAAGCTTATTGGTGAGCTAAATGAGATCTTGGCCCATGAAGCTGTTGATGAAGCTGGTTTATGGAAGATAAAACTCACATCTCAATCTTTGGAGCTCTTTGAATTTCTACCACCAGCGATTCAGGAGCAACTGATGCTTGAGAGAGATCCACATGGAAATGTTCAG GTTGCCAAGATAGAGACAGAAAAGATGCTTATCCAGATGGTTGAGACTGAGCTGGAGAAGAGAAGAGAGCAAGGCGTATACAAGGGAGATTTCAAAGGGCAATCTCACTTTTTCGG GTATGAGGGGAGATGTGGTTTGCCCACCAATTTTGATTCTTCTTATTGTTATGCTTTGGGATATGCTGCTGGAGCTCTACTTCATGCTGGGAGGACTGGCCTGATATCATCA GTCGGAAATCTTGATGCACCTGTTAAGGAGTGGACTGTTGGTGGAACAGCATTGACTTCTCTAATGGACGTGGAGAGGAGACATG GTAAGTTCAAGCCAGTTATTAAGAAGGCTATGGTGGAATTGGAAG GTGCACCATTTAAGAAGTTTGCATCCATGCGAGATGACTGGGCCATCAATAACCGGTACATTAGTCCTG GTCCTATTCAATTCGTTGGTCCTACATCGAATGCTGTCAGTCACACCCTGCTTCTGGAGCTTGGAGCCCAAGTCTAA